In Oreochromis niloticus isolate F11D_XX linkage group LG12, O_niloticus_UMD_NMBU, whole genome shotgun sequence, the DNA window TTCCAGGAAATGCTTTTTCAATTCTTGCATGTTGTGACATGTAGGAATACTTACCTGTGTTTGTCTTCTTTGCTcatgtctctttctctctctctctgtgtttcttttatTATATGCATAATTGTATGGTACAGATTAACACTTTAAATAGTGGGTTAGCGAGACTTTATTTTTGCTCAAGGCATACAtgctgtaatattttttttttgcatttcccTCTTGCCAAAACGTACATATGAGATGTTACAAGATGTTTGATCCCACTGTTTGTATTCAAGTCCCATCAACATTTTAAAGGGCATTTTGTTCTGACATTTTGCAAGAGATACATTCTAGACTGCTGGCTCATGTAAAGCGCATATAGtgagattaaagttaaaaattatGATTTATCAAACTGCTACAGCTCTGGGTTGAGTAAGTAAACACACTTTATTTTAGCATAACATAATTGTCAAACACATGGTAATCAAATACACTTAGCATTGTAAAAAACTATTAGCTATACATAACCAGTTGATGTCAGATTAATAGCTGGACTCTGTAAATAAACCAAGAACATCAACATCAATCATCATGCTTCTTGAGAAAAAACTAAATCTGGCAGAttgacagtgttggggagtaacggaatacatgtaccgccgttacgtattcagaatacaaaatatgagtaactgtattccgttacagttaccgtttaaaaaggtggtattcagaatacagttactttgttgaaataaatggaatacacggcggtacttccctgtttcatattgtcgcaggtcaggactgtttgggtttgtttgacagctacgttctgttgttccaggcggcagcgttacggttgccatggttacagggtgacgcgctctctctctgcgtgtttcctgggtgagagagcgcttttttgttgttgttgttgtgctaagctaaaaggcagaatgctacaggcatagctctaaagcatgtagcctgatgggcagtgtagtccgtgctgcagggagaatggactaccatacccgttatgtgtctgtgagcgagggagggagagaaaggaaaagtccgagctgtcacggagcaaaaacgggagctggaagcatgtaaatataataataaccacagcagccaagaagagtgcctgacgagcccatttgtaagtaagctattaagactcaactgtacagtgtgttcgtgttttcctccggaaaaaataagttctgttggagcagcctttcaacgcctctctctgtctcccgcaagcaaagttgacccagacaacaaagtaaagctagttttcggctaccagcccgacacgaacccgacgtattagccagaggtccctttactacgtttcgtaCTAcgtaccttcagtaacagtaataaatcacagcaataggacattcatgtagttgtaaacagcatgataatatattaagtattccaaagtattcagaataggttactctcattgagtaacgtaacggaatacgttacagaatacattttggggcatgtattcagtattctgtagtggaatacattttaaaagtaaccttcccaacactgcagaTTGAACAACCATAATTAATGTAAGTACACAAAATTCTTACGTAcacattatttctttttaacattaatCTGTTCTATTCAGAGAAAGGTGTAGAATTTCAAAATCTGGAAGTTCTTTTTGTGCCTTTTCAACTAATCCAcccactactgatttcagtgcAAAAACCTCTCATTTCAGCAAGTTAGCTCATGTTTTACTGTCCTGTTTCGGAACTAAACTCTTCCAAGAAAAGCTGTTTAAAACCATACGGCTCCAAAACGGCTTTCTAAGTAGGGTTTGAGCTGGAAAATTCAAGTGAAaagatttaaaagtaaaaaaacgaAGCCAAAAACTAACCAGTAGTAAGTTATGCTTTTTTAAAGCCAGCTAACTTTGTACAAGATATAATCTGTACATGTAATTCTTTCTGCGAATAGTTTATCTtgtgcctttttttaaatttacagaaAAGGAGCTTTTATAAAGGTCTTGAACAATAACGCCTGTGCCTGCTTATGACTGTCAGTGGCCACTGACATCTAACCAACCATCCACTAAACACTAGAAAACGGGTATAGTAGAGAGCGGTGCCAGACAACCCCGTTCCCCATCCTTTTATCGAAATCCGTGCGGTAGCACTTGATAGCACCATTTGTGTCAATTTCAGAGGAACCAGAAATCTTATCTCCACTGGTGACTAATTACATTTTGTCACTAAACTGTTATTACCTTCATATAAATTTAGATCCAATTGCGTGTCATCTTCACTAAACCAAAATGCCGTTACACTTTCGTGGAAGACCCAACAAACCTGTAAAACCTCTTCTAAATGCTGCTCTTGATTGCACCACAAAGGTCGTGGCATGACAGTTCATTGTTAAATGTTATGCAATATTCATTGTGCAGCATCTATGATTTGATGCCTAACTGGAATGACTCAGACTCTGCATGCCAAAAAGTGCTTTTTCAAAATTTTTTTAGGATGTTGACATGATTGTGAGATTTTAAATGTGTAACTTTTCTGTGCAGTAAGTACCTGTACACCTATGCACATTTGCCTAGCAGTCCTCAGTTGAATTCAAGGTAAGTACTATACACAGATTCATGCTAATACTGGCATAGTTGTGGTCTTAAGTGGAAATAATCTCACACCTCCACTTAAGCCAGACAAATGAGGTATGATTAATGAACAAAAGAATATGCCAGACAAAATAaggtgacagacagacagagaatgATCCAGTACTGGTTGTAAATAGGTGTGAATTACAGATATGTGTGCATGCTCTTACAAAtccaaaatattaaaacatgacCATTTATCTAAATGGATATTTTAAGATCCAGTATTTGAAGTCTATACAGTTTAGGCTATGTTCGTTTAAAAAAATGGAGATTGGTTCGTTAAGATGAATACATAGAAAATAGATGGAGAGGGTTAGGGTCAAGATCATCTTCAACATGTCTACATGTCTAAATACACTGAGTTGCGATCGTGATTATTTGCATTAAAGAACAGTTGCACAGGCATCCCTAGTAAAGTGACTGATGAGCGTTTGCGCAGGGAAACTGACCAACAATTGTTTATAATAAGCTGAAAAACATACAACACTTTTGGAGGGTCAGAGAAGAAGCATCATTAGTAAATCCTTAGCTGTTGAGCTGGCAgctaaactatgttaaagttaaagttaTGTTTTGCTAAACAATTTTTTATTGATATGGGAAATATATTGAGGATGAAATATTATTTGAAATGTCTTGACGCGTGCTTAATCACCGGGTAAGaaaaatcccagaaagttgattccgTTCATCTGCACGAGGCGTTCTccgtgggagaaacgtttcatcattcATTGAACTGaattcttcagtctcagctgactgcatgtTTCCCCAGCCTTGTAAACAGCACAATTGCACAAGGACCGAAACTAGCACTATTGACTAACAACTGGCCATGAGGTCAGTCTTAACTGACTTCAGGAGAAACCTGCACTccactgaaagaagaagaagtcatTTGAGAGAGTGAGGAAATGTTTCTCCCAGGGAAAACGCCACGTGCAGATGAACGGAATCAACTTTCTTGGATATCATTTGTAAAGTAGGAAAGAAAGTCATTACCTCATGATATAAAGGGTTCTGCTCTAATTTGGCACCATCTACAAAAGAGGCAAATTATAGCAAACAACAGTGTTTATGTCCATTGGTGTATGTGCATGAAAGTTGAAGAGAAAGAGAGTGGCTCTGTAAGGAAAAAGGTGAATCACGACACACAGTGGGGCGTGGTACAGAGGGTGGGTGCAAGTTCAGGATTGGCTCTGTCCCAGCCCAGTTCTATGTATATATTAAGAGCTCTCCTCAGCTTCACAGGCACTAAGGAGACCCTACAAGCTGTGTGTGCGtttctgtgtcatttctcaAAGTCATCAACCTGTGACAAGAAGACATGGGCAGACAAAAGGAGTATCTGGATAAACTGTCCCGCTTCTTCCAGATCCGCAACCTGCTGCTTCGTCAAGCCTTAGCAGAGTGTCTTGGCACGCTCATCCTTgtagtaagtgtgtgtgtgtgtgtgtgtgtgtgtgtgtagttctGCGTGAGAGAGTAAACATGCACTAACAATTCACTGagtaattaataaattaatacatGGAAGCACAGTTTTTACTCATGTTTCAAAGGTAACTAACAGAGAATTGAGATAGGATAGGACTGATAGGACCTGGTTAGACTTGGTTAGAGGCAGGTGAGACACGGTATTTATCCAGAGAGGgactgctttttttgttttgttttttaaaggctGACATCTGTGTGTATCAGCTGGATTTCTGATTAGCTGGACAGGAGAATGTAAATGGTCTTTAACGGTCAGATCCTTACCATATTCTTATAAATTACTGTGCCAAGTTCGGGCTACAGTTTTTCCCCGCATGACGATGCTGCGGgatttcttagtttttccaTGATAATCTGATCTCTGATTAGAAATATGACTAAAACCATGAAACACTGCAATCTCATCAACTCACTGTAAAAAGGAAACTGGCTGGCTGTCTGCTCTTTCTGGCTCCTGGTTAAGTTCATTTaagtttctttttattaaaatacGATAAACAAAGTCAAATTGTAAACAACACATCAACATTaataaatgagaaaacaaaataaatgttttttacaaTCAGGAATAGGTGGGTCTCTTCTCTCTATTCATTCAGGATGAGGACCAGATGAACAGCCTGATGCAGCCTGATGTGGCTTTGTGAATTCTTAACAGTAATTCGCATAGCCACATCAGTCCCGGAGTGAAAGTCCCAACATTTTATTTGCCTCTGTCGGCTGACACAGCATAAAAACATCTGGACACGAGCTCAAGGCAGTTCACATATAATGCACCTGGACAAGTACTTAAAGTGGCCTCGGCTGCTTGAGTCGGTGAAGTTGTAGGTTTATAAAAATTCTCCTCAGACATCAGGCATTAGACGTGGCATATTTCAGTGTTAAATTCTGCGCAATTTGCAATAAATTACATAATGCAAACTTTAGTGAATGGTGTTTGTATTACTGATCGGGtatttatgaaataaaatatttatttttatgtcatttcaaagtaaaagccatTTAGAGCATCACACATTATTTTGTGTCAATGTTGTTTAGATAGAGAGAGCGAAACAGGAGTAATATGGAAGTCTAAATCTCAATGCACAGGAGAAGATGCAATTATTCATCAGGGGATACAAGTCAGCAATAACATTATTGGGTAGCTGAAAATGGTATTGTGTAAaagtcaatcaatcaatcatgaAAATGAATCATATCACAGAAATACATTTGCGAACACAATTTTACAGGCATAAATAATATTTTCGCACAGAAAGTGTTTCCCTAAGAGCTGAAATCTTGTCATATCTGAGCATGTGGGCAGTGTATGTCAAATAGAGGGCAAAATAAGTGACAGGCCTAAAAATCCGTAGCCGGCACATGAGAAAGAGTCTAAGTGTAAGGGTGGAAGCGTAGGTAGGCACCAATGTGaatgtctacagccatctgtaaaatacTGTccaggctctgtcatggtttggggctgcaagCCTTTGGTTCCTGGGATCTTGTCAAAGCTATGATTATATAACTGTCAATATATCACTATATCAACTGTTTCAACAGCAGAAACAACCAAAATGTTGTGTACTTTGTTGTGTAATTTGCTAGGATCCAGCTGAActtgcttttctactctttctTCAGATGTTTGGCTGTGGCGCTGTGGCCCAGCGGGTGTTGAGCGGTGGTTCCCATGGCTTGTTCCTTACTGTCAACTTTGCCTTTGGCTTTGCTGCCATGTTAGGCATCTTGGTCTGTGGCCAAGTGTCAGGTAATCAATCAGATTTATGGAAGTGTATGATATCATCAGCTATgggtgtggatgtgtgtgtttgtgtgtgtgtgtgtgtggctttacTTTAGGCAAGGCTGTAATTTTGTGTGATTATGGTCTGCACACACTGACATAATGTCAACATCTGCATTTGCAGGCGGCCATCTCAACCCAGCAGTAACTTTTGCCTTGTGTCTGCTTGGAAGAGAGCGCTGGAGAAAGTTTCCCATGTACTTCCTCTTTCAGACAATTGGTGCTTTTTTTGGTTCTGCTATCATTTTTGGCATGTACTATGGTAAGTGAAGACTTCTAGTGGTGAGTCAgaattatcttgtttttttaaagaaaaaaaaaatccatggtACATTTCATTGTTTGTATCCTTCTAGATGCTTTGTTGCTCCGTCCTGGAAGTTTTAATTTGACTAGCACTAACAACACGGCTGGCATATTTGCAACTTACCCTGCGAGGCATCTCACACTTGTCAATGGTTTCTTTGATCAGGTGCTCTTTTGAAACTCAAACATGTATCATACACATAATTTCAATTCTGAAATAATAAATGATATATCCCATGATTCCTTCTCACTTGTACGCCTCCTCAACACAGATTATTGGCACAACAGCACTCATAGTTTGTGTTCTGGCCATTGTGGATCCTTACAACAACCCCATCCCCCAAGGGCTGGAGGCCTTCACTGTGGGATTTGTGGTTCTGGTCATTGGATTGTCTATGGGTTTTAATTCTGGCTATGCAGTCAATCCTGCCAGAGACTTTGGACCACGTCTTTTCACCTCTATGTCTGGGTGGGGGGGTGCTGTTTTCACGTAAGTGGACAGATTTTATGCATGCTTTCTTCACATTGCCCTTCCACTGCTCTCTGCTTGTTAACCCTTTTTATCTGGTGTGTGATTCTGTCTCCCCGCAGGGCTAGAGACTGCTGGTTCCTGGTCCCTATTTTTGCCCCATTCCTTGGCGCCATTCTTGGTGTGCTGATTTACCAGTTGATGGTTGGTTTCCACACAGAGGGAGAAGCACGTGACAAGAAGCAGGGGACAGTCCAGGAGAACCTCCAACTCGCCAATGTTGCTTCCTCAAACAACTCTAAAGAGGCTACCAAAGAAATTTACTAAGTGTCTTGCAGAAATATAGCTAGTCACTGCATTTGGGAATGCACAGTATAACACCAGCATGTTTATTTCCTGCCATTTTTCTCAAACTATCTCTGTCTGTTTGGATATTTCCCCAGATAGTTATCAGGTCATGTTACTGTATCATAGTTTTGAAAAATGACTGTGTGAGTAGAAAAGCAAATTCAGAAACACAGAATTACATTAATTCTTTTATGAGATGATTTTGTATTTCATTGTCTATACAA includes these proteins:
- the LOC100703924 gene encoding aquaporin-3-like (The RefSeq protein has 4 substitutions compared to this genomic sequence); the encoded protein is MGRQKEYLDKLSRFFQIRNLLLRQALAECLGTLILVMFGCGAVAQRVLSGGSHGLFLTVNFAFGFAAMLGILVCGQVSGGHLNPAVTFALCLLGRERWRKFPMYFLFQTIGAFFGSAIIFGMYYDALLLRPGSFNLTSTNNTAGIFATYPARHLTLVNGFFDQIIGTTALIVCVLAIVDPFNNPIPQGLEAFTVGFVVLVIGLSMGFNSGYAVNPARDFGPRLFTSMSGWGGAVFTARDCWFLVPIFAPFLGSILGVVIYQLMVGFHTEGEARDKKQGTVQENLQLTNVASSNNSKEATKEIY